Proteins found in one Lutimonas zeaxanthinifaciens genomic segment:
- the gldM gene encoding gliding motility protein GldM, with protein sequence MASGKQSPRQKMINLMYLIFIAMLAMNMSKEVLQAFGLMDNKLVAANDAATARNNRSYEDLALKAVEQSEKYADEKEKADKIKALSENYYSYLEGIKEEMKATVDDPTDYQTMDSGKFLDDKFFKGNDGEYKEAGQEFLDNMNNYRNEISTVIGEGGEGMKKDVESRFSTEKVTNREGKERFWLDFNYKGFPLVASITKITQIQADIKTTESEVLGSMLQGQMASDVSMNNYQAILIPNNPATLQGENFQGKIVLGRYDGSLKPTKVVINGKEITNIKDGGAILDFPAGNVGENEIKGKFIFMENGEPVEIPVETSYAVVAKPNSAVISADKMNVVYRGVQNPITVSVPGVADNAVKATAPGLKKVKGIGKYVMAPGKGREVKITVSAKLPDGTPISSSQMFRIKDIPAPVAAVRGEYGMIKMPKSTLQKATISSMLPDFVFDLKINTTGFSVKVPGQPTVIVRGNKFDASAIRVLNKARKGDVVIIFDIKQKLVGNSGYYLKNASPVNVEITN encoded by the coding sequence ATGGCATCAGGAAAGCAATCACCAAGGCAGAAAATGATTAATTTGATGTATTTGATTTTCATCGCTATGTTGGCAATGAATATGTCAAAAGAAGTTTTGCAAGCCTTTGGACTAATGGATAATAAGCTGGTTGCGGCAAACGACGCAGCGACAGCCAGGAACAACAGATCTTACGAGGATCTCGCTCTTAAAGCGGTAGAACAATCTGAAAAGTATGCCGATGAAAAGGAGAAAGCAGATAAGATCAAAGCATTATCTGAGAACTATTACTCTTATTTAGAGGGTATAAAAGAAGAAATGAAGGCCACGGTGGATGATCCTACCGATTATCAAACGATGGATTCAGGGAAGTTTCTGGACGACAAATTCTTTAAAGGAAACGACGGTGAATATAAAGAGGCCGGACAAGAGTTCCTGGATAATATGAACAATTACAGAAACGAGATTTCTACAGTAATTGGTGAAGGTGGAGAAGGTATGAAGAAAGATGTTGAGTCAAGATTTTCAACTGAAAAAGTGACCAATAGAGAAGGGAAAGAACGATTTTGGTTAGATTTTAATTACAAAGGATTCCCTTTGGTAGCTTCTATCACTAAAATAACTCAGATTCAGGCAGATATCAAAACCACGGAATCAGAAGTGCTTGGATCTATGTTGCAAGGCCAGATGGCAAGTGACGTTTCGATGAATAATTACCAGGCGATTTTGATCCCTAATAACCCTGCAACGCTGCAAGGTGAGAATTTTCAGGGAAAGATAGTTCTTGGACGATATGACGGGTCATTAAAACCTACTAAAGTTGTGATCAACGGAAAAGAGATCACGAACATTAAAGATGGTGGTGCAATTTTAGATTTCCCTGCTGGTAATGTAGGTGAGAATGAGATCAAAGGTAAATTCATCTTTATGGAAAACGGTGAACCCGTTGAGATCCCGGTTGAAACCTCATATGCAGTTGTTGCCAAGCCGAATAGTGCCGTAATTTCAGCAGATAAGATGAACGTAGTATATAGAGGTGTTCAGAATCCAATTACTGTTTCTGTTCCTGGTGTGGCGGATAACGCTGTAAAAGCAACTGCGCCTGGTCTGAAAAAAGTAAAAGGTATAGGAAAATATGTTATGGCTCCGGGTAAAGGGAGAGAGGTAAAAATTACAGTTAGTGCAAAATTACCTGACGGAACTCCGATTTCTTCAAGTCAAATGTTTAGAATTAAAGATATTCCGGCTCCAGTTGCTGCGGTAAGAGGAGAGTACGGTATGATCAAGATGCCTAAGAGTACATTACAAAAGGCGACGATAAGTTCAATGTTACCAGATTTCGTATTCGATCTTAAGATCAATACAACAGGGTTTAGTGTCAAAGTGCCAGGACAACCAACCGTAATCGTCAGAGGTAATAAATTTGACGCTTCAGCGATCAGAGTATTGAACAAAGCCAGAAAAGGTGACGTAGTGATCATATTTGATATCAAGCAAAAATTAGTGGGGAACTCAGGATACTACCTGAAGAACGCTTCTCCGGTAAACGTTGAAATTACAAACTAA
- the gldL gene encoding gliding motility protein GldL, with amino-acid sequence MAQSMAKKKMFNMAYGLGAAVVILGALFKIAHFPGGTEMLTIGMIVEAAVFALSAFEPVEEDLDWTNVYPELAGGAAKDKEEANDAQGLLSQKLDDLLQEANLDAEKISRLSESISSFAGAAEGMKPATDSIAASNRYAEQLSVAAIELESLNSMYIIQKENAERQASLNQETLDNAERLKEQMESLATNLSSLNGVYGGMLSAMSNRNS; translated from the coding sequence ATGGCACAATCTATGGCAAAAAAGAAAATGTTCAACATGGCCTATGGTCTGGGAGCAGCAGTAGTAATTTTAGGAGCACTTTTTAAAATTGCTCATTTCCCGGGAGGAACAGAAATGTTGACCATTGGGATGATCGTTGAAGCAGCAGTATTTGCATTATCTGCATTCGAACCTGTTGAGGAAGATCTGGACTGGACGAATGTTTACCCTGAACTGGCTGGAGGAGCGGCAAAAGATAAAGAAGAAGCAAATGATGCGCAGGGACTATTATCTCAGAAGCTGGACGATTTATTGCAGGAGGCTAACCTTGATGCAGAAAAAATCAGCAGGTTATCTGAAAGTATCAGCAGTTTTGCAGGTGCAGCAGAAGGTATGAAGCCGGCAACGGATTCAATAGCTGCTTCGAACAGATATGCAGAACAATTATCAGTAGCTGCTATTGAATTGGAATCATTAAACAGTATGTATATCATCCAGAAAGAGAATGCAGAGCGTCAGGCTTCGCTGAATCAGGAAACTTTGGATAATGCAGAGCGTTTAAAAGAACAAATGGAATCTTTGGCTACAAATCTTTCTTCACTTAACGGTGTTTACGGAGGTATGCTATCAGCCATGTCAAATAGAAATTCATAG
- the gldK gene encoding gliding motility lipoprotein GldK: MKKLSLILLVSVFGFLISCKSGNDRGQLVGVSANKKFFPEKPFGMVLIPGGAFTMGKGDEDVAGAFSAPARTVTVRPYYMDDTEITNSEYREFVFRVRDSILRTKLAILAEEAAIGGGAPVEQSKGDVSGISKYAFKEQDSTDNAYYKYMMDNYGSLGDINSPTEGRYLNWDVELVWNTNEFPDQYYAEAMDSLYLPVDEAVERKRKIDTRKLKYVYQTFDRASAAKRNGSSKDFLKKIEVAVYPDTAVWVKDFNYSYNDPMHQDYFWHQAYNEYPVVGVSWSQAKAFCNFRTQKRNDYLAGKKKGTGREPSFRLPTEAEWEYAARGGLEYAKYPWGGPYTITDRGCFLANFKPERGNYAADGALYTVEARSYNANDYGLYNMAGNVSEWTDTAYNPSSYYLGSTINPNVVDDTNQRKVIRGGSWKDVAYFLEVGTRDYEYGDSARSYIGFRTVQDYMGTKMTEKNK; the protein is encoded by the coding sequence ATGAAAAAGTTATCCCTAATCCTACTAGTAAGTGTCTTTGGTTTTCTTATCAGTTGTAAATCTGGTAATGACAGAGGTCAGTTAGTGGGCGTTTCGGCAAATAAGAAATTTTTTCCAGAAAAGCCATTTGGAATGGTGCTTATACCCGGTGGTGCATTTACCATGGGTAAAGGTGATGAGGATGTAGCCGGTGCTTTTAGTGCCCCTGCCAGAACCGTTACCGTGAGGCCCTATTATATGGACGACACTGAGATTACCAACAGTGAATACCGTGAATTTGTTTTTAGGGTTAGAGATTCTATCCTGAGAACAAAACTTGCTATTTTGGCTGAAGAAGCTGCAATAGGTGGTGGAGCTCCCGTTGAGCAGAGTAAAGGTGATGTCAGCGGTATCTCAAAATATGCATTTAAAGAGCAGGATAGTACGGATAATGCTTACTATAAATATATGATGGATAACTACGGAAGTTTGGGAGATATTAACTCTCCAACAGAAGGACGTTACCTGAACTGGGATGTGGAGTTGGTATGGAATACCAATGAATTCCCGGATCAATACTATGCTGAAGCCATGGATAGCCTTTATCTTCCGGTTGACGAAGCTGTTGAAAGGAAAAGAAAAATTGATACGAGAAAACTTAAATATGTGTATCAGACATTTGACAGAGCCAGTGCGGCAAAGAGAAACGGAAGTTCAAAAGACTTTCTTAAGAAAATTGAAGTTGCCGTTTATCCTGATACTGCCGTGTGGGTAAAAGATTTTAACTACTCTTATAATGACCCGATGCATCAGGATTACTTCTGGCACCAGGCATATAATGAATATCCTGTAGTCGGAGTAAGCTGGAGTCAGGCTAAGGCATTTTGTAACTTCAGAACACAAAAGAGAAACGATTACCTGGCAGGTAAGAAAAAAGGAACAGGAAGAGAGCCTAGTTTCAGATTACCGACAGAAGCGGAATGGGAGTATGCAGCCCGTGGTGGATTGGAATACGCCAAGTATCCTTGGGGTGGGCCTTACACGATCACAGACAGAGGTTGTTTCCTTGCAAACTTTAAACCTGAAAGAGGTAATTACGCAGCTGACGGAGCTTTGTATACAGTTGAAGCAAGATCTTACAATGCAAATGACTACGGTCTTTACAACATGGCAGGTAATGTTTCAGAGTGGACAGATACGGCATATAACCCTTCTTCTTATTACTTAGGATCTACAATCAATCCAAATGTTGTGGATGATACAAACCAGAGAAAAGTGATTCGAGGAGGTTCATGGAAGGACGTAGCTTATTTCCTTGAAGTAGGAACCAGAGATTATGAATATGGTGACTCAGCAAGAAGTTATATCGGATTCAGAACCGTTCAGGATTATATGGGAACAAAAATGACCGAGAAAAATAAATGA
- a CDS encoding formimidoylglutamase, whose translation MSLELLLPVEELAVAHTVLQSDLSLGKNIKIHSKQDGLPDLKNVQIAILGITEGRGAVDNIGTGKGLDIVRKYIYQMFPGNWHMNVADLGNVPNGKDIGDSYFVIQEIIGELLEKNIIPVIIGGSQDITYAGYRAYDRLKKPVNIVSVDNRFDLGEMNPKLNSHNYLHYIVMDKPNNMFNFSNIGFQTFFNSQEEIDLMDKLYFDAYRLGQVTNDITSVEPVLRDADIVSIDMGAVRISDAPANNNAVPNGFFGDQICAISRYAGISNKVSSFGIYEFNPKFDQRENTAHLIAQMVWYFIEGVNLRIEEYPLESVKSYKKYIVLVEDQTINFYKSNKSERWWMEIHYHHNNSDKSTLIPCTYHDYLTANNQIIPERWLKTFRKLN comes from the coding sequence ATGAGTCTGGAGCTTCTTTTACCTGTGGAAGAATTAGCAGTTGCACATACGGTACTTCAATCTGATCTGTCCCTTGGCAAAAACATTAAAATTCACTCTAAGCAGGACGGGTTGCCTGATCTTAAAAATGTTCAGATTGCCATTCTTGGAATAACTGAAGGACGGGGTGCTGTTGATAATATTGGTACCGGAAAAGGACTTGATATTGTCCGAAAGTATATCTATCAGATGTTTCCCGGGAATTGGCACATGAATGTCGCAGACCTGGGAAATGTTCCGAATGGAAAAGATATAGGAGATTCATATTTTGTGATCCAGGAAATTATTGGCGAATTACTTGAAAAGAATATTATTCCGGTAATAATAGGAGGGAGCCAGGATATTACCTATGCAGGTTATAGGGCCTATGACAGGTTGAAAAAACCGGTCAATATTGTTTCAGTGGATAACAGATTTGACCTTGGTGAAATGAACCCCAAACTGAATTCACATAATTACCTTCATTATATTGTAATGGACAAGCCTAACAATATGTTTAATTTCAGTAATATAGGATTTCAGACTTTTTTCAATTCTCAGGAAGAAATTGATTTGATGGATAAGTTATATTTTGATGCCTACAGATTGGGTCAGGTAACAAATGATATTACTTCTGTTGAACCTGTTCTGAGGGATGCTGATATCGTAAGTATTGATATGGGGGCAGTTAGAATAAGTGATGCCCCGGCAAATAATAATGCGGTGCCGAACGGGTTTTTTGGGGATCAGATCTGTGCCATCAGCAGGTACGCTGGTATTAGCAATAAGGTATCCTCATTCGGAATTTATGAATTCAACCCGAAATTCGACCAGCGTGAAAACACGGCACATCTCATCGCCCAGATGGTGTGGTACTTTATAGAAGGTGTAAACCTAAGAATTGAAGAGTATCCTTTGGAATCAGTAAAGAGCTATAAAAAGTATATCGTTTTGGTTGAAGACCAAACGATCAATTTCTACAAAAGTAATAAAAGCGAAAGATGGTGGATGGAGATTCATTACCACCATAATAATTCTGATAAATCCACGTTAATACCATGTACTTATCATGATTATTTAACAGCGAATAATCAGATAATTCCAGAAAGATGGTTAAAAACCTTTAGAAAATTGAATTAG
- the topA gene encoding type I DNA topoisomerase, with the protein MSKNLVIVESPAKAKTIEKFLGKDYVVESSFGHIADLPSKELGVNVDGDFKPNYTVSTDKKAVVKKLKSLAKKADTVWLASDEDREGEAIAWHLFEQLKLKDESTKRIVFHEITKKAILKAIENPRSINYNLVNAQQARRVLDRLVGYELSPVLWKKVKGGLSAGRVQSVAVRLIVEREREIENFVPEASYRVVGEFINKNGKKFKAKLPKNFKTREKAESFLESCKGASFSIDELSTKPAKKSPAAPFTTSTLQQEASRKLYFPVAKTMVVAQRLYEAGLITYMRTDSVNLSDDAKNAAREEIVSSYGESFSSPRDFTTKSKGAQEAHEAIRPTNMSTKSVQVESDQARLYELIWKRTLASQMSDAQLERTNVRIANDNNQEIFTANGEVITFEGFLKVYLEGDDSEEEDQAGMLPKLTVNEVLENSYINATERYTKAPYRYTEASLVRKLEELGIGRPSTYAPTISTIQRREYVIKGTVEGKDRKYTEISLSNEEISVRTLTEKVGADKGKMVPTDIGKIVNDFLVENFSSIMEFGFTADVEKEFDEIADGKENWTQMIKDFYSTFHDSVEHVSENADRAKGERLLGVDPESGKNVYARLGRFGAMVQIGEATDEEKPKFASLQGEQTLGTITFEEAMDLFRLPKTLGQYEGEEVVVANGRFGPYVRFGKSFVSLAKDENPMSVSLDRAIELIEEKRHADAPIAEYENLPVQKGVGRFGPFIKWNGMFINVNRKYDFDNLSYSDIVELIEAKKQKEIEKVVHNWEEEGIRVEKARWGRHNVLKGKIKIELPKTVDAQALTLDEVKDIIEKQAPKKTVRKKRTAKKK; encoded by the coding sequence ATGTCGAAGAATTTAGTCATTGTAGAGTCACCTGCCAAAGCCAAAACCATTGAAAAATTTTTAGGAAAAGATTATGTGGTAGAATCCAGTTTTGGCCATATTGCAGATTTACCTTCAAAGGAGCTGGGGGTTAATGTAGACGGGGATTTTAAACCAAATTATACAGTCTCTACGGATAAGAAAGCTGTGGTTAAAAAATTAAAATCTCTCGCTAAGAAAGCGGATACTGTCTGGTTAGCCAGTGATGAGGACCGTGAAGGGGAGGCTATTGCATGGCACTTGTTTGAGCAGTTGAAACTAAAGGATGAAAGCACAAAAAGAATTGTTTTTCATGAGATAACAAAAAAGGCGATCCTTAAAGCAATTGAGAATCCAAGAAGCATAAATTACAATCTTGTCAATGCTCAGCAGGCAAGGAGGGTTCTTGACCGATTAGTAGGATACGAGCTTTCCCCGGTATTATGGAAGAAAGTAAAAGGAGGCTTGTCCGCGGGACGGGTTCAGTCGGTAGCTGTAAGGCTTATTGTTGAGCGAGAAAGAGAAATCGAGAATTTTGTTCCGGAAGCATCTTACCGGGTCGTTGGTGAATTTATCAATAAAAACGGTAAGAAGTTTAAGGCGAAACTTCCCAAGAATTTTAAAACCAGAGAAAAGGCGGAATCTTTTCTGGAATCATGTAAAGGCGCATCATTCTCAATCGATGAGCTCTCAACAAAGCCGGCAAAAAAATCTCCTGCGGCTCCATTTACTACTTCTACCTTGCAACAGGAAGCATCCAGAAAATTATATTTTCCCGTGGCCAAGACGATGGTGGTGGCTCAAAGGCTATATGAAGCGGGTCTGATCACCTATATGAGAACTGACAGTGTAAACCTGTCGGATGATGCTAAAAATGCGGCCCGTGAAGAAATAGTTTCATCCTATGGGGAATCATTCAGCAGTCCCCGAGATTTTACCACAAAGTCAAAAGGGGCACAAGAGGCTCATGAGGCAATCAGGCCAACCAATATGAGTACGAAAAGTGTACAGGTGGAGAGTGATCAGGCAAGATTATATGAACTGATCTGGAAACGTACCCTTGCTTCTCAGATGAGCGATGCACAACTCGAACGAACCAATGTTAGAATTGCCAACGACAACAATCAGGAAATTTTTACCGCCAATGGTGAAGTAATAACTTTTGAAGGTTTTCTCAAGGTTTATCTCGAGGGAGACGACTCTGAAGAGGAAGATCAGGCAGGCATGTTGCCCAAACTTACTGTAAATGAAGTATTGGAGAACTCCTACATTAATGCTACTGAAAGATATACCAAAGCACCTTATAGATATACGGAAGCATCCCTTGTAAGAAAACTGGAGGAACTTGGAATAGGCAGACCATCGACCTATGCGCCTACCATCTCCACGATTCAAAGAAGAGAATATGTGATTAAGGGAACTGTAGAAGGTAAAGACCGAAAGTACACGGAGATTTCACTTTCTAATGAAGAGATCAGTGTCAGGACCCTTACTGAAAAGGTTGGGGCAGATAAAGGGAAAATGGTCCCCACCGATATCGGTAAAATTGTTAATGACTTTCTGGTCGAGAATTTTTCATCGATCATGGAGTTTGGTTTTACGGCAGATGTAGAAAAGGAGTTTGACGAAATTGCGGACGGTAAAGAAAACTGGACACAGATGATCAAGGATTTCTACAGTACGTTTCATGATTCGGTAGAGCATGTTTCAGAAAATGCTGATCGTGCCAAAGGAGAAAGACTTTTAGGGGTCGATCCGGAATCTGGTAAAAATGTTTATGCGCGTCTCGGACGATTTGGTGCCATGGTACAAATAGGAGAGGCAACGGATGAAGAAAAACCAAAATTTGCAAGCTTACAGGGAGAGCAGACTTTAGGTACGATAACTTTTGAAGAGGCGATGGATTTGTTCAGGTTACCAAAGACTTTAGGTCAGTATGAAGGTGAAGAAGTGGTTGTTGCCAATGGCCGTTTTGGTCCATATGTGAGATTTGGAAAATCATTTGTTTCATTGGCCAAGGATGAAAACCCCATGTCGGTCTCACTTGACAGAGCAATTGAACTGATTGAAGAGAAGCGACACGCGGATGCACCGATTGCAGAATATGAAAATCTGCCTGTACAAAAAGGGGTTGGTAGATTTGGCCCGTTTATAAAATGGAACGGCATGTTTATCAATGTCAACAGGAAATATGATTTTGATAATCTTTCTTATTCAGATATAGTGGAGCTTATCGAGGCCAAAAAGCAGAAAGAAATTGAAAAGGTAGTTCACAATTGGGAAGAAGAAGGAATCCGAGTTGAAAAAGCAAGGTGGGGCAGGCACAATGTTTTAAAAGGGAAAATTAAAATAGAATTGCCAAAAACGGTTGATGCACAGGCTCTTACTTTGGATGAGGTGAAGGATATTATTGAGAAACAGGCACCCAAAAAAACAGTACGAAAAAAGCGAACGGCAAAAAAGAAATAG
- the miaB gene encoding tRNA (N6-isopentenyl adenosine(37)-C2)-methylthiotransferase MiaB, with product MASENIIEEKKQGQALVTENKAGNKKKLFIESYGCQMNLNDSEIVASILAEEGFNTTPLLEEADLVLVNTCSIREKAEQTIRKRLQKYNRVRRINPEMKIGVLGCMAERLKTKFLEEEKMVDLVVGPDAYRDLPNLVKEIESGKDAINVILSKEETYGDVTPVRLNSNGVSAFISITRGCDNMCTFCVVPFTRGRERSRDPKSILNEARDLWDKGYKEITLLGQNVDSYLWYGGGLKKDFKKASEIAQATAIDFAKLLEMVALEVPKMRIRFATSNPQDMSVDVLHSMAKYDNICKYIHLPVQTGSTRMLERMNRQHTREEYIELIDNINRIIPDCAISQDMIAGFSGETEEDHQDTLSLMEYVKYDFGFMFAYSERPGTPAAKKMEDDVPLEVKKRRLSEIINLQQKHGLYRMEQFVGKTVEILIEGDSKKSSAHWMGRNTQNAVAVFPKGDEKIGDLVMVRIDDCTSATLIGTRVS from the coding sequence ATGGCAAGTGAAAACATCATAGAGGAAAAAAAACAGGGACAGGCACTGGTTACTGAAAATAAAGCGGGTAATAAGAAGAAGCTTTTTATTGAAAGTTACGGGTGTCAGATGAATTTGAATGACAGCGAGATCGTTGCCTCTATACTTGCCGAAGAAGGATTCAATACCACTCCTTTACTGGAGGAAGCTGATCTTGTCCTTGTGAATACCTGCTCGATCAGAGAAAAAGCGGAGCAAACGATACGTAAAAGGCTTCAAAAGTACAATCGGGTAAGACGAATTAATCCTGAAATGAAAATCGGGGTGCTCGGCTGTATGGCAGAAAGACTTAAAACCAAATTCTTAGAGGAAGAAAAAATGGTTGATCTCGTAGTCGGGCCTGATGCTTACAGAGACCTTCCGAATCTTGTAAAAGAGATCGAAAGCGGAAAAGATGCCATCAATGTCATTTTATCCAAGGAAGAAACTTACGGGGACGTAACACCTGTACGATTGAATTCCAACGGTGTGTCCGCTTTTATTTCAATTACAAGAGGTTGTGACAACATGTGTACTTTTTGTGTTGTACCATTTACCAGGGGGAGAGAAAGAAGCAGGGACCCAAAGAGTATTTTAAATGAAGCCCGCGATCTTTGGGATAAAGGATATAAAGAAATTACGCTATTGGGCCAGAATGTAGATTCCTACCTTTGGTACGGTGGAGGTTTGAAAAAAGACTTTAAAAAAGCCTCGGAAATCGCTCAGGCCACTGCTATTGATTTTGCAAAGCTTTTGGAAATGGTAGCCCTGGAAGTTCCAAAAATGAGAATCCGATTTGCCACCTCGAATCCTCAGGACATGAGTGTAGATGTATTGCACAGTATGGCTAAATACGACAATATCTGTAAATACATTCATTTACCGGTCCAAACCGGAAGCACAAGGATGCTTGAAAGGATGAACAGGCAGCATACGCGAGAAGAATACATCGAGCTTATCGACAATATTAATCGTATCATTCCTGATTGTGCCATTTCTCAGGATATGATTGCCGGTTTTTCGGGTGAAACTGAAGAGGACCATCAGGATACCCTTTCGTTGATGGAGTATGTCAAATACGATTTTGGGTTTATGTTTGCCTATTCTGAACGTCCCGGAACACCCGCGGCAAAAAAAATGGAAGATGATGTACCTTTGGAGGTGAAGAAAAGAAGATTATCTGAAATCATCAACCTTCAGCAAAAACATGGTCTTTATCGTATGGAACAGTTCGTTGGAAAGACTGTTGAAATATTAATTGAAGGTGATTCGAAAAAATCTTCAGCGCACTGGATGGGTAGAAATACTCAAAACGCCGTTGCGGTATTTCCGAAAGGAGATGAAAAAATAGGAGACCTGGTGATGGTAAGAATCGATGACTGTACCTCTGCCACCTTGATCGGAACTAGGGTATCATAA
- a CDS encoding sigma-54 interaction domain-containing protein, protein MDSLQSIKQRFGIIGNNNQLNLALQKAMRVAPTDISVLVTGESGVGKEVIPKIIHNLSHRKHAKYIAVNCGAIPEGTIDSELFGHEKGSFTGASQTRSGYFEVADGGTIFLDEVGELPLTTQVRLLRVLENGEFLKVGSSKVQKTDVRIVAATNLNMSEAIQKGKFREDLYYRLSTVEIFLPPLRNRPDDIHLLFRKFASDFAQKYNMPTIRLDDEAIEALVSNQWKGNIRQLRNLTEQISVIEQNRNITGPILRSYLPDYNQNLPALVSDRKQESDFANEREILYKILFDMRNDITDLKKLTKELLSEDSVQSEKSTQVLIDKIYGKSQVEEEAPTLEIISSEKRDPFEPNPEVVSFDDAETVEETVSLQEKEVEMIKQALERNKGKRKLAAKELGISERTLYRKINQYNL, encoded by the coding sequence TTGGACTCATTACAAAGTATTAAACAACGATTTGGAATCATTGGTAACAACAACCAGTTAAACCTGGCTTTGCAAAAGGCCATGCGTGTTGCTCCAACTGACATTTCCGTTCTTGTAACAGGAGAAAGTGGTGTGGGTAAGGAAGTCATACCTAAAATTATTCACAACCTTTCCCATAGAAAGCACGCTAAATATATTGCCGTGAATTGCGGCGCCATACCTGAAGGAACCATCGATAGTGAGTTGTTTGGCCATGAAAAGGGATCCTTTACCGGAGCTTCTCAGACCAGAAGCGGTTATTTTGAAGTAGCTGACGGAGGGACCATCTTTCTCGATGAAGTGGGTGAGCTTCCTTTAACCACACAAGTGAGATTGCTCAGGGTTCTTGAAAACGGTGAATTTCTAAAAGTCGGGTCTTCCAAAGTTCAAAAGACCGATGTAAGGATCGTTGCAGCTACGAATCTAAATATGTCTGAAGCCATTCAAAAAGGAAAATTCAGAGAAGATTTGTATTATCGCCTCAGTACAGTTGAAATTTTTCTTCCTCCTTTGCGCAACAGACCCGATGATATCCATCTCTTGTTTAGAAAATTTGCTTCTGACTTTGCTCAGAAATACAATATGCCAACCATTCGGCTGGACGATGAAGCTATCGAAGCTTTGGTATCCAATCAGTGGAAAGGAAATATAAGGCAGCTCAGAAACCTGACAGAACAGATTTCGGTAATTGAACAAAACAGAAATATTACCGGGCCTATATTGCGATCTTACCTTCCGGATTACAATCAGAATCTGCCGGCACTGGTATCAGATCGTAAACAGGAAAGTGATTTTGCCAATGAAAGGGAAATACTGTACAAGATACTTTTCGATATGAGAAATGATATTACAGATCTCAAAAAACTGACCAAGGAATTGCTTAGTGAAGATTCGGTTCAATCAGAAAAAAGTACTCAGGTCCTTATTGACAAAATTTACGGTAAAAGTCAGGTTGAGGAAGAGGCACCTACACTTGAGATTATTTCAAGTGAAAAGAGAGATCCCTTTGAGCCCAATCCGGAAGTTGTATCCTTTGATGATGCGGAAACAGTAGAAGAAACAGTATCCCTTCAGGAAAAGGAGGTCGAAATGATAAAACAGGCACTGGAAAGAAACAAAGGGAAGAGGAAGCTCGCTGCGAAAGAATTAGGGATTTCAGAGCGAACACTTTACAGAAAAATAAACCAATATAATTTGTGA
- a CDS encoding LptE family protein, with amino-acid sequence MKKILSVFTFILLFIPVGCGTYSFTGGSTGDAETIQIDFFQNTAVLVEPTLSQRFTVALQDLFLRQTNLKLTDTGGDLHFEGEITQYRIIPIAATAEQTAAQNRLTIAVRVRFYNRLNEEDDFEQTFSFFSDYDGSLQLTGGVLDNAYDEIFERITQDIFNAAVAKW; translated from the coding sequence ATGAAAAAAATTCTTTCGGTTTTCACCTTTATCCTCTTATTCATTCCTGTGGGTTGCGGGACTTATTCTTTTACCGGTGGAAGTACAGGTGACGCAGAAACCATACAAATTGATTTTTTCCAAAATACAGCCGTTTTGGTTGAGCCTACCTTAAGTCAGCGATTTACGGTTGCATTGCAGGACCTGTTTTTAAGACAGACTAATCTGAAACTGACCGATACGGGTGGCGATCTTCATTTTGAAGGAGAAATCACACAATACAGGATTATCCCAATTGCTGCAACCGCGGAACAGACAGCTGCTCAAAACCGATTGACCATTGCGGTCAGAGTGAGATTCTATAATCGTTTAAACGAAGAGGATGACTTTGAACAGACCTTCTCCTTTTTCAGTGACTATGATGGAAGTTTACAACTTACCGGAGGTGTTTTGGATAATGCCTATGATGAGATTTTTGAAAGAATAACCCAGGACATTTTCAATGCAGCTGTTGCTAAATGGTAA
- the secG gene encoding preprotein translocase subunit SecG, which yields MSYFLFLILIIIVSVLLILVIMVQNPKGGGLSSSFGGGGTQNLGGVQNTTNFLDKSTWALAIALFVLILLSNFAIPRSDVDLRSETEDIINNREVLDTPETLDTDKVIDSSN from the coding sequence ATGTCGTACTTTTTATTTTTAATATTGATTATTATCGTTTCCGTATTGCTGATTCTGGTGATCATGGTACAGAATCCTAAAGGAGGAGGCCTTTCTTCGTCATTCGGTGGCGGAGGCACTCAAAACCTGGGTGGAGTTCAAAATACAACAAATTTTCTGGACAAAAGTACCTGGGCTTTGGCCATAGCACTTTTCGTTTTGATCCTGTTATCAAATTTTGCTATTCCACGAAGTGATGTAGATCTTAGATCGGAAACTGAAGATATTATAAACAACCGAGAGGTTTTAGATACTCCTGAGACGTTAGACACTGACAAAGTAATTGACAGCAGTAACTAA